Part of the Tolypothrix sp. PCC 7910 genome, CGGAAGTCAAAGTAGTTCTAGAATATAACCCCCCTGGTGGAGCCTTAGCAGCTGTATTCGCCAAACTCTTTGGTGAAGAGCCAGAACAACAAATAGGCGATGATTTACGCCGCTTCAAGATGCTGATGGAAGCTGGAGAAATCGCTACAACAGAAGGTCAACCCTCTGGACGTAGTCATTAATGTTTGTCATTTGTCATTTGTCCTTTGTCATTTGCAATCTATATCAATGACTAATGACCACTGACTACTGACTACCAACTAATGACCAATGACTAATGACTATGGACTAAATCAATATGAAAGCTGTCTGTTGGCAAAGTGCTAATGAAGTCCGGGTAGAGACGGTACCAGACCCCACAATTCTCAACCCGCGTGACGCAATTATCAAAATTACATCCACAGCGATATGTGGCTCTGATTTACATATCTACGGTGGCTATATTCCCACAGTCCAAAAAGGTGACATTATCGGTCACGAATTTATGGGGGAAGTAGTAGAAGTAGGTAGCGGAGTCAACAATTTAAAAATAGGCGATCGCGTCGTTGTTCCCTCGACAATTGGCTGTGGTCACTGCAACTATTGCCAGCGTGATATGTGGTCGCTGTGCGATAATTCCAATCCTAAAGGTTGGATGGAAGAAAAGTTATACGGCAACATTACCTCAGCAATTTACGGCTACTCTCATCTGTTAGGTGGTTATGCAGGCGCACAAGCCGAATATATACGCGTACCTTTTGCTGATGTGGGTGTAGTGAAAGTTCCTCCCGATTTACCGGACGAGATGTTGTTATTCATCTCAGACGCGATTCCCACCGGTTATATGGGAGCAGAATTATGTGATATTCAACCCGGTGATACCGTAGCCGTCTGGGGTTGCGGTGCTGTCGGACAGTTTGCCATGATTAGCGCCTACATGATGGGTGCAGAGAGAGTGATTGCGATTGATCGCTTTCCTGAACGTCTAGAAATGGCGAGAAAGTTTGCCAAAGCAGAAACGATTAACTACGAAGACGTTGATGCTGGCGAAGCGTTGAAAGAGATGACTGGTGGCCGTGGCCCCGATGCTTGCATTGATGCAGTGGGTTTAGAAGCACATGGTGTAGGTCTAGAAGACTTCTACGATCAGACAAAACAAAAGCTGCGATTAGAAACCGACCGTCCCCATGTACTACGGCAAATGATGGTGGCTGCACGTAAAGGTGGCACTCTTTCCATTATGGGTGTTTACGGTGGATTCGTAGACAAAATGCCCTTTGGTGCAGCGATTAACAAAGGTCTAACCTTCAGAATGGGACAAATGCACGGACAGAAATATATGCATCTGTTGCTGAATCTCATTTTGGATGGAAAACTCGATCCATCTTTTGTTGTTACCCATCAATTACCGCTAGAGCAAGCATCCTACGGTTACGAGATTTTTCAACAGAAAAAAGACAACTGTATCAAAGTTGTTCTTAAACCTTGAAATAGCTTTTAGCTATTAAAAACCTACAAATTGTAATACAACAGAGGATGTCTATGACACGTGTATTTGCTTGGGTACAAAATGTACTAGTCCGCCGGATTGCGATGGTTTTGCTATTAGGTTTGGCGTTTTTGGGAATGCAGTTTTCTGGCTACAGTAGTGGAATGCAAGCACAGGCTGATACTGTCAAAACTCCAGAGGGAATCTATTATAAAGGTACACCTGATAACATTGGTAGCGGCAGCAGTGGCGGTAACTTGATAGAAAAAGCTGTAGATAGCCTCAAATCAAATTCTGGCGATAATATCAGACGGAACTTCAATGACGATCGCAGTTCTTATGATAGCCGAGGATACTATGGCAATACTTCCAGCAGCAATAGTTCCCATCGGGGCAGCATTGGCGAGACAGTAAAAACACCAGAAGGTATCTACTACAAAGGTACTCCTGACAGTAGCCAGATTGAAAATAGCCAAAATAAACTAGGTAAAGCTGCTAATACTATCCGCGAAAAGCTCAACCTAGATGAAGATACTCCTCAAGCTACAAAAGACTTTGTTGGTTCCGTAAAACACAAAGTTGGAGAAGTAATCAATTCTGGTTCTAGAGACTAAATTATCTCTCTTAAATTTTAGGTATTGCCCACCATAACACTCAGCCATATAGCATTTAGATTGTATTGTTAGGTCAGGCAACTACCCACACCAAAAGAGATTATCAGCAATTGTAGAGACGCGATTAATCGCGTCTCTAAGATGAATTGCATCTCCAAGATTAATCGCGTCTCCAAGATTAATCGCGTTTCAAAATTAAATTAATCGCTTCACTAATTCTGACAAAGCACAAAGTTTAAAAGCTAAGGATTAATAATTATGAAAGCAGTTTGCTGGCATGGAGCAAACGATGTGCGGGTGGATACAGTTCCCGATCCCATACTGATTAACCCCCGTGATGCCATTATCAAAATTACCTCCACGGCAATCTGTGGGTCGGATTTGCATCTTTACGACGGCTATATCCCCACGATGCAAAAAGGCGACATCATGGGCCATGAATTTATGGGGGAAGTCGTGGAACTGGGGAGTCGCGTTACTCATGTGAAAGTAGGCGATCGCGTAATTGTTCCTTTCACCATTTCCTGTGGTTCTTGTTTCTTCTGTCAGCGGGATTTGTGGTCTTTGTGCGATAACTCTAACCCGAATGCTTGGTTAGCAGAAAAGCAGATGGGCTATTCACCATCAGGTCTATTTGGCTACTCTCATTTATTGGGTGGTTACGCTGGTGGTCAAGCAGAGTATGCTAGAGTGCCTTTTGCAGATGTCGGCTTGTTCAAAATTCCTGATGGTTTAACGGATGAGCAAGTACTATTTTTAACTGACGTTTTCCCGACAGGCTATATGGCAGCAGAGAACTGCAATATCAAACCAGGTGATATTGTGGCGGTGTGGGGTTGTGGCCCAGTTGGGCAATTCGCCATCAGAAGCGCATTCATGTTGGGTGCAGAAAGAGTCATCGCCATTGACCGCATCCCCGAACGCCTCCAAATGGCTAAAGACTATGGCAAAGCCGAGATTTTAAATTACGAAGAAATAGATGTAGGCGACGCACTCAAGGAAATGACCGGTGGTCGTGGGCCTGACGCTTGTATTGATGCTGTGGGTATGGAAGCACATGGTACAGACGCAATGGCAGTTTACGACAAAGTCAAGCAAGCAGTACGTCTAGAAACAGACCGTCCCACAGCCTTAAGGCAAGCAATTGTCGCTTGTGGTAAAGGCGGACACCTATCTATACCCGGAGTCTATGGCGGCTTTTTAGACAAAATACCTATGGGTGCTGCCATGAACAAGGGTTTGACTTTCAAAATGGGACAAACTCACGTTCATAGATATGTGAAACCTTTGCTAGAACATATCCAAAAAGGTGATATCGATCCGTCGTTTATCATTACCCACCGCCTACCTCTAGAACAAGCACCCCACGCCTACGAAATTTTCAAGCACAAAAAAGATAACTGCATCAAAGTTGTACTCAAACCAGGAAATTGATGGATTATGAGTGACACCAGCGTTAAGAAAGTAGATTCTAGCCATTCCCCTAAAGGTAAACTCGGCCAAAAGTATCTTGCATCTGGCAAGACTGTGGCTATGCGTCTTTGGGAAAATGAACAACCCAGCGAAGAAAAACCGCCAACTTCCCGCGAATATGAAACAGTTGGTTATGTAATTAACGGTCGTGCCGAGTTACATATTGAAGGGCAAACAATTCTATTAGAACCGGGGAATTCTTGGGTAGTTCCTAAAGGTTCAAGCCACACTTACAAAATTTTAGAACCATTTACCGCACTTGAAGCGACTAGCCCACCTGCCCAAGTTCACGGACGGGATGAAAATTAGGGATTGGGGACTAGGGACTGGGGATGAAGGAGAAATAATTATTACCCTTGACTTTTGACTTTTGTACAGACGCGATTAATCGCGTCTTTCCAACTCTTGACTCAGCACTGTACTCTACCTTCTTTCATAAAATTTAACCTCAGATCAACACAGATCCGCGCCGATAAATTTACTAGATTTATCGGTGTTTTTTTGTGTGTATCTATGGTTCTAAATATTCAATATTTATGTACTATTTTTATCTGGCTGGTGGTTGATGGAGACAAAACTTTTAATTAGTTTCCTAGAGGAAGGTAAGACAACAATTGCATTGTTTACCTAGCCGTACTCATCCATTAGGAGATATCATGTTTTATCACACTAAGAAATTACAGTACTTCAAACCCCCAACAAAACCAGATCCAATCTACGCGATGAAAATTCAAGAACTCATCGGTGGTACATTCGGTGAAATGACCGTAATGATGCAATACCTGTTTCAGGGTTGGAACTGTCGAGGCCCTGCTAAGTATCGGGATTTATTACTAGATACGGGAACAGAAGAGATTGGTCACATTGAGATGTTGGCGACAATGATTGCCCATCTCTTGGATAAAGCACCAATAAAAATGCAGGAAGAAGGTGCCAGAGATGCCGTAGTAGGCGCAGTTATGGGTGGTTCCAATCCACGGGATGTGATTACGGATGTCATGGCTGCAGCCATGAATCCTCAACACGCCATTGTCTCTGGTTTAGGTGCTACGCCATCTGATAGTGTTGGCTATCCTTGGAATGGTCGCTTTATCGTTTCTAGCGGTAACCTCTTAGCTGATTTCCGGTCAAACCTCCACGCCGAGTCTCAAGGACGCTTGCAAGCAGTGCGTCTGTACGAGATGACAGACGACCCAGGTGTGAGAGACACTTTAAGCTTTATGATTGCCCGTGACACCATGCACCAGAACCAATGGATAGCGGCTATTGAAGACTTAGAAAGTTCTGGACTAGAAACTACTCCCGTTCCTAGTTCCTTCCCACTGGAATTAGAGAAACGCGAGTTCGCCTATCAGTTCTGGAACCACTCTGAAGGTACCGAAAGTTCAGAAGGTCGTTGGGCAAAAGGCCCTTCAATGGATGGTAAAGGTGAATTTGAGTATGTAGCCAAGCCTCAACCACTCGGCCCAGAACCCGAACCACCACAACCACCAATCCAATTGCACGGTACTCCCAAATCTCCACAGCAACAGCCATCACAAAGTAATGGTTCTAATGCACCTCCATTAGTTGAGTCTGTTACTGTGAGAAACCCAGAGGTTTAATAGAGGCTGTCATTGATAAATCGACCTCTACCTTCGCTGTGGAAGCAAAATAAAACCTTCATGATGTCCCCCTATTTGTAGAGAGTTGGGGGACTAACATTTTATGAGGATTAATAGTGCGATCGCCTAAAATATGCTGACAATATTTTCTTAAAAAAGCATACTTAAAACAACAACACCCAAGCTCTTACTAACTTAGTTATTTCCTCTCTTTTCTCATAAACATTCAGGGTTGTACTGATTTAACTCACGCTCACCGTGATATTCTAAAAATCAGTTACATAGCCCTCTTTTAAACTAGTTTGAGGAAATATAAGCGTTCGATTTGGGTGTTGTTGTCCGTTGACGAGACAGATATTTAAACAGTGGTTTTACCTCTTTCTTTGATTAACTGTTGGATCTGCCAGGGAAGCTTCTTTCGCTTCAATTAATAAGTTATCACTCTTAGCTTGCGGAAGCTGTGATTGCAACTAATGTTTACTTGTATAGAAGTTTTCACTTACTTTATGTAAAGTAATTTGAATTAGCAGCTAGTCTTTCTTAAGGGCTAATCTAACTCCAAAATTTAAAAAAATTGAGCAATTTTAGTAAATTTGAACGAATTCAAATTTTGGAGAACAACTCACCGTAATAACTGTATTGCCCAAGCTCAAGCCCTAACTACTTAGCGGTAAACTCGCTAATATGCAGTACTACTTCGCCATGATCTGGAATCCACGCTAACCACTCATGTTTAGAAACCGCACACAATAACAGTGCTTCGTCAAAACTATATGGATTAGGAAGTTGTAATAGCTTCACCCAGCGAGATGCACAAACCTGTTGTGATTGCTCTGGGTTATAAGGTTTACTGATACAATTCAAATTCTGCCTTTGGAATGGCACTGCAAAACTCGGTCTATCAAAATCTAGCTTCATGACTAATGGGGTAGTAGTAAATTAATTCTGTATCTAACAATACAAAATTAATATTACTTTTGAAAAGTAAACTTCTTATAACTTTACGTTGTACTCATGTGAGTTTGTGCTGCTGTTGCAAATGCTAGAGGAGTTTGAGACATCGATTTTACGCAAGCGATCGCATCTCATCTCCTTCCACCACCGCAGATGCAACTATTGCACTCAATCAGCTGTCCTTTAAGACCTGGCCCTTGGTTCTTTCTCCCCTGCTTTTCCCAATCCCCAATACCCAATCCCCATTACCCCTTATCCCCAGAGGGGGCCCCGAGTTCCCCAATCCCCAATCCCCAGTCCCCATTCTCCATCGCCTCATCTGTAGGTTCTGTTACGTTTTCCGCCAAGTTATAAAGGTAGAATTCATTTAACCAAAGTTTGATGGAGTAAAAAACAGCAGCAGAGAGAACAGCTAAGCCTTTGAAATAGATATCAAAGAGAAGTTAGTTGTCTTGGTAAAGATAGCTACAAAATCTGCTCCATAGTTGACTATAAACTTAAGGAAAATGCAATGTTAGGAACACCTATTTTGATATAGCAGTTCTGATTCATGCTGGAAATCTTCTGCAAGGTTAATCAACTAGCTAGAAAAGTTTAGATCACATAAATCTCAATTGTTCATTAAAGGTAAGGTAAATTATTGGCTGAATTCAATTACGTTATATCTATCAAAATCATGCCAGTAATTTTGCCATTTTAGTGAATTCATACTTTAGAACTATCAAACTTCACAGCATCAACTCCAATGGCGGCGTAGAAGTCGCTGATTCTAAATTCAAAATTCGACAACATTTTATTCCAGGCTTGTGATCTGTTTGGTAAACACAGAGCTATCATTTATCAGTAAACAGACTAAATTACTGAATGAAAAGCTAGCTGGTTACTAAAAACCCACTTTAATTAGTTGTCTACCTCATTAATTTGGTTGGTTAATTGGTAAGCTTCAGGATTTTAGTGCTGAAGAATAACAATTTTAGCCACCATAATTCATCTGACCAAATATTGTACTTTATTACATTCTTTTTGATGAGTTCATCGTTAGTACTGACCTGCTGGTAACTTCAAAGCTAAAGTCCTAACCATCAAGTTATTCAGCCATCAAAATTAATGTTATAAAGCACTAATTTAATTGCGCGTCATACCAATTCTCTAAAATTCGGCATCACATAGATATGATGTGAATTTTTTAATTATGAATTATGAATTGGTATAACTCGCTTTTCACTTCTATCAGCAAAATTCAGATAAACGGGCAATATATCATGTCAAGGGTGACTGAGAAGCCAAAGTTAAGGGAACAGCCACTTGATCAACCTAAAATTTTCTGGAGCATAGCTGTAGCCCTACCCATAGTAATTGCTGCTGGTGTACTAGGTACAGCTAAGGTTGAGCAGTTGAGAAAGCTAGCTTCATCCGTACCTATTAGGCCGATGGTCAATACTGTTACTGCTGTGGGTAATATTGAACCACGTGGAGAAGTAATTAAGCTATCTGCACCAATGGGAGGAATGCAAGCTTCGTCGCGAGTACAAAAACTGCTGATTAAAGAAGGCGACAAAGTCAAACAAGGTCAAGTACTGGCGGTTTTGGATAATCACGATACCCAACTAGCTGCATTAGAAGAAGCAAA contains:
- a CDS encoding zinc-dependent alcohol dehydrogenase, whose protein sequence is MKAVCWQSANEVRVETVPDPTILNPRDAIIKITSTAICGSDLHIYGGYIPTVQKGDIIGHEFMGEVVEVGSGVNNLKIGDRVVVPSTIGCGHCNYCQRDMWSLCDNSNPKGWMEEKLYGNITSAIYGYSHLLGGYAGAQAEYIRVPFADVGVVKVPPDLPDEMLLFISDAIPTGYMGAELCDIQPGDTVAVWGCGAVGQFAMISAYMMGAERVIAIDRFPERLEMARKFAKAETINYEDVDAGEALKEMTGGRGPDACIDAVGLEAHGVGLEDFYDQTKQKLRLETDRPHVLRQMMVAARKGGTLSIMGVYGGFVDKMPFGAAINKGLTFRMGQMHGQKYMHLLLNLILDGKLDPSFVVTHQLPLEQASYGYEIFQQKKDNCIKVVLKP
- a CDS encoding zinc-dependent alcohol dehydrogenase produces the protein MKAVCWHGANDVRVDTVPDPILINPRDAIIKITSTAICGSDLHLYDGYIPTMQKGDIMGHEFMGEVVELGSRVTHVKVGDRVIVPFTISCGSCFFCQRDLWSLCDNSNPNAWLAEKQMGYSPSGLFGYSHLLGGYAGGQAEYARVPFADVGLFKIPDGLTDEQVLFLTDVFPTGYMAAENCNIKPGDIVAVWGCGPVGQFAIRSAFMLGAERVIAIDRIPERLQMAKDYGKAEILNYEEIDVGDALKEMTGGRGPDACIDAVGMEAHGTDAMAVYDKVKQAVRLETDRPTALRQAIVACGKGGHLSIPGVYGGFLDKIPMGAAMNKGLTFKMGQTHVHRYVKPLLEHIQKGDIDPSFIITHRLPLEQAPHAYEIFKHKKDNCIKVVLKPGN
- a CDS encoding cupin domain-containing protein, with protein sequence MSDTSVKKVDSSHSPKGKLGQKYLASGKTVAMRLWENEQPSEEKPPTSREYETVGYVINGRAELHIEGQTILLEPGNSWVVPKGSSHTYKILEPFTALEATSPPAQVHGRDEN
- a CDS encoding manganese catalase family protein codes for the protein MFYHTKKLQYFKPPTKPDPIYAMKIQELIGGTFGEMTVMMQYLFQGWNCRGPAKYRDLLLDTGTEEIGHIEMLATMIAHLLDKAPIKMQEEGARDAVVGAVMGGSNPRDVITDVMAAAMNPQHAIVSGLGATPSDSVGYPWNGRFIVSSGNLLADFRSNLHAESQGRLQAVRLYEMTDDPGVRDTLSFMIARDTMHQNQWIAAIEDLESSGLETTPVPSSFPLELEKREFAYQFWNHSEGTESSEGRWAKGPSMDGKGEFEYVAKPQPLGPEPEPPQPPIQLHGTPKSPQQQPSQSNGSNAPPLVESVTVRNPEV